The genome window AACATTCTTTAGCACCACAAAGCCTTCTGTAAGAATCGCCTCCCGCGCGGCCTGCAGGTGTTCTGGGGAGAGCTGGCCCGTTTGCATCTCGTCGGGCGTTGGGGTAAGGGTAAGCATCGTGCTCGTCTCCTTTTATATGATACCTAGCATGTAGATTTACCTTATTTGGCTGCGAAATTCCATGGTCTTTTTGGCGGAGGGGAAAAGCCGTTCTTAGAGGAAGTACTGTGTCTTGCTGCCACAGGCTGCCTTAAACGACAGAGCCTCAAAAGTTAGGCGCAAGCCTGCTGTCTTTGGGAGGGGGTATTTGGGTTTAGAAGCGAAGTTCGACGGCCTTTTTCAGCAGGGAGGCGTAGGCTGAACCCGTTTGTCTCTTCTTTTTATTTGGGCTAGGTCAAAATTGTAAACTTTGTGAAACCTTCTAGAAACCTTCCTTTAATCCTCATAGGTTAAGATGTTATTAGCAGGAACAGACTAGTGGGTTCAACCCTTTCCTGCGCATGCTCAGAAAGATGGCGCGAACCATATTCTGAACAGATTAAGGGAGGAAATACTGTTTTATGAACGAGCTTCAACAAGCCGTTTCCCGACGCCGCTTTATGGCGGGGGTAGGAACTCTTGGTTTAAGTGCCACGGCGGGCCTTTTGCTTTCGGGATGTGGAGGAAGCAGCTCCTCTTCAACCAATCAGGACGCAACCATCATCAACGCTGCCGCCACGGCCGAAGCGTTAGCTACCGTGATGTACGACAACATTATCAAATCGGCCGTCTACACCAGCGGTCTCAATGGAAATGCAAACGATCAAGCCTACCTTGTGGCCGGTCGCGAGCAGGAGGCTCTACACTATCAGGTGCTTGTAGGCGCCGGCGCACAGCCGCTTGCACTTACCTTCTATTTCCCTATCGGCATGTTCACAACTGCAAATGGCCAGCAGAACGCGCAGACGGTTGTTAACACCTTGATCACCCTTGAAGATGCCTTTATTGCGGCCTACCTTATCGGTATTCGCGACCTCTCCACCAGCGCCCTCAAAGTTTTGGCGGGCCAGATTCTTGGCGTGGAGAGCGAGCACCGTACCCTCGGTCGTGTCATTGCGGCCGATTTAGGTCTTACATCCGTGACGGGCCTTAGCGGAACCCCGGAATCGGTGGTTGGGGCCAGTGGGCACGCGGCGAACAACATCGCTTTCGAACGCACCTTTTCTACCACCGGCCCCAAATTTCAAACCATTAACGATGTGGTGAAGGCGCTCGGACCGTTTGTAACGCCTCCGACAAGCGGAAGCGGCTTCGACCCGACGCCCTATCAGTTCAATACCACCGCCAACTTCTACCTCACCGAAACTCCGACGGTGACTCTGGACAGCACGACTCCTAACTCCTAACCGCTTGACAGATGGGGACGGTCGCTCCCCTTTTGCGAGAGGAAGGGAATTTTACTTAAGGCTCGCGTGGCGTGGCTCTTGCAAACGCTTGCTCGAAAATGAGGGATGAACGCTCTTAAGGTCTATGACCGGAGACCGAAAGAGGCCTGCTTCCACCTTGTCCCTCAAACCTCGTGCAAGAGCCACGCATTTTTTGTTTATATCACCCCCCGATTCTCAAAGCCAGCCATTACGCATGCCTCTTGTGGTTGCGCCTGAGCGGGAACCGGCAACGCCCCCACAAGGTAAAATGAGTGAGGGGCTAAGCAGACGATGACGAAGCTACATCTGGCTATAGCGCAGATCAAACCCATCAAAGGGCACTACGAGGCGAATTTGCAGCGGGTGGCCGAACTCTTTTCACAATTGGAAGAGGAGCTGCCGCAGACCGATGTGCTGGTTTTGCCGGAAACGGTGCTTTCCGGCTATTTTTTAGAGGGGGGTGTGCGGGAGGTAGCGCGTTCTGCCGAGAGCGTTTACGCGGATCTGCTCCGGCTCTATCGGGAAAGAGTGCGCCGTCCCGATGCCTGCCTGGACGTGGTATTGGGGTTTTATGAACTTTGGGATGGCCGTTACTACAACAGCGCTCTTTACGCCACGCTGGCATCGCCTGCCGCAAAGGTTGAGGCGGGATTGAAGCACGTGCACCGCAAGTTCTTTCTGCCCACCTATGGTGTCTTCGACGAGAAGCGTTTTGTCTCTCGCGGCCGCACCTTTCGCGCTTTCGACACCCGTTTTGGGCGCGCGGCCATACTCATTTGCGAAGATATCTGGCACTCGGTCGCTCCCACCATTGTGGCCCTCAAGGGGGCGCAGATCCTTTACGTTCCCAGCGCGTCGCCTGGGCGTGAGTTCACCGGTAAAAATGTGGGAAATATCGCTCACTACAATATCCTGCTGCCCGCTATTGCCTCCGAACATGGCATTTGGGTGGTCTATGCGGGGCTGGTTGGGTTTGAGGGAGGAAAGGGATTTACCGGCTCATCCCAGGTGGTAGACCCTTGGGGGCAGTGTTTGGTTATGGGGTCCGACCGAGATGAGTGCATCGTAACGGCCACCATAGACAGAGAAGATGTCGCCATTGCACGTGCCACCTCGCCTCTTTTAGCCGACCTCGAAGCCAATCTGGGCGATGTGGTAGCGGAGTTGGAGGTGGCCGCACAACGGGTGCACAGGGAGTAGACGCCTATGCAACAGGAACGGCAACGATTACCTATTATCTCTGCCAAGCCTCTAACCGCGGAGTCGGAGGATATTCTGCAGATCAACGCGCCCCTGTTGGCCGACTGGCTGGTGGCCTTTTTGCAAGATGAGATCGTGCGACGGCGCGGCTTTCACCAAGCGGTTGTGGGAATTTCGGGCGGAGTCGACTCGTCGTTAGTGGCCTTCTTATTGGCAAAGGCGCTCGGGCCCAAAAACGTGCTCGGCATTCGCATGCCCTACAAAACCTCCTCTCAAGAGAGCCTCGAGCATGCGGCCCTCGTAGCGGAAGTAACCGGCATCTGCATGGAGACCATCCCGATTACCGATGCAGTGGATGGCTATTTAAAATATGCTCCCGATGCCGACCCACGTCGGCGTGGGAATGTGATGGCGCGCATGCGCATGATCGTGCTCTTCGACCAAAGCCAGAAGTTGGGCACGCTGCCGGTGGGAACCGGCAATAAGAGTGAGCGCTTGCTAGGTTACTTTACCTGGCACGCCGACGATTCCCCGCCCATCAACCCGCTGGGCGACCTCTACAAAACCCAAGTTTGGCAACTCGCGCGTTATGTGGGGGTGCCAGAGGTCATTGTGAACAAGCCGGCGTCGGCCGACCTTATTGTGGGGCAGACCGATGAGGGCGATTTTGGCATCTCTTATCAGAAGGCCGACCGCATTCTCTATTTCTTGCTGCGCGGCTATCCGCCCGCTCGCCTGTTGGAGATGGGGTTCACCGAGGAAGAGGTAAAGCTGGTGAAAGGGCGGTTAGACTCCACGCATTGGAAGCGGCACCTGCCGACCACGGCCATGATCTCCTCCACCTCGATCAACGACTACTATCTGCGGCCGGTAGACTACTGACGTACGCCCCGAAACGTCCAGTATTTATTGGCGCCGAAGTTCCAAAAGGCCACGATCACAATGGCGGCTCCCAGCGCGATATTGATTCGCAGCGGTGCGTGCTCGTGAGCGCGCGGCAGATGGCCGCTGAGAAGATAGTAGACCACGCTCATGATAAAGAGATTAAGAAAAAGCCCCACGACATTAATAACGGCGAACTTTACGAACTGCGCGTGGCGCGAGCCGCTGCCGAGGCCGCGAAAAGTCCACAGGCTGTTCCAGATAAAGCCGTTGACCACGGCCACGGAGAACGAGAGGGTGCGGGCAAAGTAGGGATGGAGGCCCAAAGCGAGATGCAGAAGATTGAACAGACCGGCATCTATTACGGTACTTGAGGCGCCCACAATGCAAAATTTAATAAATTGATTCCAGCTCGAGCTATTTACCACGACGGGCGTGGTTGTTTCCATACAGATCTCCTTCTCGTAGGTAAAAGAGGGTTGTGAGTGAACCGCTTCATTTTGACACAAAACCCCATTTTCTCTCCAAAAGGGCACCTCTTTTCGAGAGAAAAGCGCACGCACCGCAGAAACTATCTGTATTGGATAGTGAAGGGCTGAGGGTTTAGCAGGAAGTAACCTCCTCTTCTGCAATCGAGTCTTCCAAGAGAGGCTGCAGTTTCAAAATAAGGCGAGGATGGTGCGGTTGCGTAGGGGGAAGGAACTTTTCGCCGCACAGATCGCAGCGTACATAGCCACCGCCGATATCTTGACGTAACGCCTCTTTCCCAATGTCGTTTTCCGCATAGCGGCAGTAGTGGATCAGAACACTCTGCCCTGCATAGGTTTCGATGATCCAGTGTTTCACGGTTTGCGTCTACCTCCTACCTACAACCTTCTAGTCGAGCGGATGCCACTCGAACGAGAACACGAGGAGGTCTCATCTTTTCGGACCGGCGCCTAGGAGATCGCCGATCGTCACAGAGATAGGCCCTCCGAACATTGCACATGAGCCAACGTGGAATAGTAGCTTCTGATGGAACTGAAAAGAGCCTGCCGGCAACGCGGCTCTTTGCGATGCGATATATCAAATATACTGCTGAAGGCCGCAAAAAAATCCCGCAGAAATACCGTGACGTGAACCACGTCGAGGCACCATTTGGAAGAGGACAATTTGTGGAGAGGGGTAGGTATGATCTAAGTACATTTTCGTAAAGGATGGATGGCGTAGTATGGAGTTTATGCAGGCGGCGGTTTTGGAAGACATTGACCGCCTTGAGGTTCGCGAGGTGCCCATACCGGAGGTCACCAACGATTCGGCGCTTATGCGAGTGGAGGCGGTGAGCATTTGTGGGTCGGACGTACGCATTCTCCACCATGGAAACCCACGTGTGAAGCCCCCGACCATCATCGGACATGAGACGGCAGGAGTGATTGTAAAGGTAGGGCGCCATGTGGAGCGGGTAAAGGAGGGCGACCGCGTGGCGCTTGGGGCGGATGTGCCTTGTGGGCAGTGTCGTTGGTGCAAGGCTGGGTTGGGCAACAACTGCCCCATTAACTACGCCGTGGGCTACCAGATTCCGGGCGCTTTTGCGCAGTACATGCTGCTGCCGAAGCTGCTTTTAGAGGAGGGGCCGGTAACGCCTTTTTCCGAGCGTCTCTCGTTTGAAGAGGCGGCGCTTGCCGAGCCTCTTGCCTGCGCCATCAACGGCTTAGAGCTGGTGAACATGGGGCCGGGGAAAAGTGTGGTGATCATCGGGTTGGGCCCTATCGGTTGCATGATGATCGATCTAGCGCGTTATTTCGGCGCCTCGAAGGTCATTGGGGTTCAGCGAAGTCGGGCTCGGCTCGAGATGGCCAAATTCTACCAAGCCGATGTTTACATCGCTGCGGAAGAGGAGGATGTTGTCGCGCGCTGTCGGGAGGAGACGGGGGGCGAGGGGCCTGACGTTGTTATTACCACCAGCGGGTCGGTAGAGGCGCACGAGCAGGCGGTAGAGATGGTGGCGCACAGGGGCTATGTCAATCTGTTTGGGGGCCTGCCCAAAAGCGCTCGTCCGATGCAGCTCTACTCGAATACGATCCACTATAAGGAGTGTTTTCTCACAGGCTCGCACGGCAGTGTGCCGCGCCAGCATCAGCAGGCCGTGCAGTTGCTAGAGGAGGGGGTGGTGCGCGTGAAACCGCTCATCACCCATCGCTTCCCGCTAACGCAGATACACGAGGCCTTTAAGGTGATGGAGAGCCGCCAGGGCATGAAGGTGACGCTCTATCCGCACGGTCTACCCGAGAGGAATAGAGATGTCGTCCGCCACCAGTAGCACGGGGCGACACCAGGCGCCCGAAGCGCCTTTGAGGTGAATGGGCAGAGCCATAAAGAGCTGGGGGCTGGGCAGTCTGCACACCTCTGGCGGCAAACGCAGCTCCTCGGCGATCCAGATGCCAGCTCCCAAAAGGATAGCATGCACCGCCTTATCGTTTTCCGCGTCCCAACCTCCAATGCCCCAATGGTCTATACCCACGCCGCGTACCTTGTGCGCCACCAGCCATTCCGCTGTGGAGGGTTCGATTTTGGGGGATTCGTAGAGCCATCGCTGGCTGCGCTCGCGAATATCACCCCAACCGGTAGCCAGAAGGACAACGCTATCGGGCGGCAGAGGGTGCGGCAGAGCCTCGGCTAGTTTCGCCTCGGTAATCGGCTCTTTAGGCTGCAGCGGACGCAGATCGGCGATATAGGCCGGGCCGACAAATCGCTCGAGGGGGATGGAGTCGATGGAGGCGCCATCGGGGAGACGATGAAGAGGCGCGTCTATGTGGCTGCCGGTGTGGGCGGCGAAAGCGAATAGTTCGAGCTGCCAGCCGTCTTGCGGGTGTTGAAGCCTCATTTCAACGCGAATAGGTGGGTGGGCTGGGCAGTTGGGGCCTCCATCGAAAATAGGCTGTGAAAGGTCTATAATCTTCAAGGCTTTGCTCCTGGAGGGACGTTCTGGGATGAGTTGAGAGGGGCCACTTCGTCCACATAGATCGTTGCGTTATGCCCCACGCGATAGACGATGCGCGCCGGGCGGTTAAGTTGCAGCCGGTCGAAACCAATGACCTTGCCGGCCTGATAGAGATGGCCGCGAAAACGCACGACCACTAGCGGCGGTTGCGGGGTACCCAAAAGCGAGCTACCCGCGGGCACCAAGGTGACCACAATCGCCGTGCCGATTTGTGGGCGAACGCCCTGCAGGTTTTTATGGGTGAAGGTGCGTAATAGGGGATCGGCAAAGAGGAAGGAGAACAGCGTGATGCTGCCGACTATCAGGATGACAGCTCGCACAATGCGCTGCTGTTTCGACAGCGGCAGTCGGCTGTTCTGTACGGTAGCAGGTCTTTCGCTTTCCAGAGGCTGCATAACTACCTACCTTGAGAGAGAAGGGAGCGATCTCTCGGCTCGCTTCTCTTCCCTCCCTTTAGATATTCTACACGGTATCGGTTTCGCAAGCAACTGAATGAAACGTAATTTTAGCTTTTCTAGCGCTTGGTTCGTTCTAGGATGTCTCTGGATGGCTCTGCTGGGGGCGAGCACGGCGGCAGCCCCGCCACCTTTTCTCCACATCGAGAACAACGCGCTCTATCTCGGAGACCTTCCCTTTCGCAACATCGGCGTTACCATCCCCGATCTTTTCGATCGCTTCCTAAGCGGCCATGAGAGCTCGGCGGAAACGGCGTTAGCCGATGCGGAAACGGTGGGGGCGCGCTTTGTGCGTTGTGCTGCCGTTCCGTTAAACGCGACCCTGTTTTCCCAATTTCGTTCCGACCCCAAAGGCTATTTTGCCAAATTCGACGCGATGCAGGCGGCCCTGCAAAAACACCATCTGCTCCTCGTGCCCTCGTTGCTGTGGGATGGGCAGACCCTGGTGCAGGTGGCTCAGCAGCCAGCTGAAGGCCTACACGCGCTCTTAACTGCTGGCACGCCGGCCTATCAGCTCGCCAAGGCCTACATTGCGGCGATGGTGTCGCGCTACTACAACGACCCTTTCATTCTTTTTTGGGAGATCGGCAGCGACCTCGATAGAGAGGCCGATCTGCTTTCTCCGAACGACCCTGCGGCGTACAGTTCCGACCAGCTGAGCGCCTTTTTAGCGCAGATCGCGCAGCAGATCCATGGGTTAGATAAGAATCACCTAGTCTGTTCCGGCAACGGCATGCCGCGTCCGGATGCCTGGAACCTTTATGAGGCGCGCCGACGAGGCTTAACTCAGCCGGCAGGCCCTCCTCAGCCGTTGGATACATTGCCGCAGTTTCAGGAAATGGTGGCGCTGCGGAACCCCAACGGCATTGATATCCTCAGCGTGCATCTGGCGCCACCTGGCGAGGCCACACCGCTCTGGTTAACCCGCGACGACACCCAAGCGCTGACTCTGCCATGGGTGCAACGCGTCGCTTTAGATCTTCATCGGCCGCTGTTTGTGGGCG of Chthonomonas calidirosea T49 contains these proteins:
- a CDS encoding glycosyl hydrolase, whose product is MALLGASTAAAPPPFLHIENNALYLGDLPFRNIGVTIPDLFDRFLSGHESSAETALADAETVGARFVRCAAVPLNATLFSQFRSDPKGYFAKFDAMQAALQKHHLLLVPSLLWDGQTLVQVAQQPAEGLHALLTAGTPAYQLAKAYIAAMVSRYYNDPFILFWEIGSDLDREADLLSPNDPAAYSSDQLSAFLAQIAQQIHGLDKNHLVCSGNGMPRPDAWNLYEARRRGLTQPAGPPQPLDTLPQFQEMVALRNPNGIDILSVHLAPPGEATPLWLTRDDTQALTLPWVQRVALDLHRPLFVGAFGQAVQSKGVEQSAPWMLNLMQRLQITDAPLAAVQDWESDPPTNFTLSWQTTPKLAVAMKTANAFIADTVARHVLVALPPELFATEIAVANDRLHTLATQLQTLALPLLQAMRLPPNGKRGTLLNRTGTDLLLPYDQSPRFRVADLALLAQTGLLSSKEIEGWIRLLARLQNGGSPLRFAGGLSVPAYSMPDWVAPDGTACWFPDAKGVVSRAQGLLGISHRRMAPTGFFCWCRRR
- a CDS encoding cyclase family protein, producing the protein MKIIDLSQPIFDGGPNCPAHPPIRVEMRLQHPQDGWQLELFAFAAHTGSHIDAPLHRLPDGASIDSIPLERFVGPAYIADLRPLQPKEPITEAKLAEALPHPLPPDSVVLLATGWGDIRERSQRWLYESPKIEPSTAEWLVAHKVRGVGIDHWGIGGWDAENDKAVHAILLGAGIWIAEELRLPPEVCRLPSPQLFMALPIHLKGASGAWCRPVLLVADDISIPLG
- a CDS encoding ferritin-like domain-containing protein, producing the protein MNELQQAVSRRRFMAGVGTLGLSATAGLLLSGCGGSSSSSTNQDATIINAAATAEALATVMYDNIIKSAVYTSGLNGNANDQAYLVAGREQEALHYQVLVGAGAQPLALTFYFPIGMFTTANGQQNAQTVVNTLITLEDAFIAAYLIGIRDLSTSALKVLAGQILGVESEHRTLGRVIAADLGLTSVTGLSGTPESVVGASGHAANNIAFERTFSTTGPKFQTINDVVKALGPFVTPPTSGSGFDPTPYQFNTTANFYLTETPTVTLDSTTPNS
- a CDS encoding alcohol dehydrogenase catalytic domain-containing protein, which translates into the protein MEFMQAAVLEDIDRLEVREVPIPEVTNDSALMRVEAVSICGSDVRILHHGNPRVKPPTIIGHETAGVIVKVGRHVERVKEGDRVALGADVPCGQCRWCKAGLGNNCPINYAVGYQIPGAFAQYMLLPKLLLEEGPVTPFSERLSFEEAALAEPLACAINGLELVNMGPGKSVVIIGLGPIGCMMIDLARYFGASKVIGVQRSRARLEMAKFYQADVYIAAEEEDVVARCREETGGEGPDVVITTSGSVEAHEQAVEMVAHRGYVNLFGGLPKSARPMQLYSNTIHYKECFLTGSHGSVPRQHQQAVQLLEEGVVRVKPLITHRFPLTQIHEAFKVMESRQGMKVTLYPHGLPERNRDVVRHQ
- a CDS encoding NAD+ synthase; the protein is MQQERQRLPIISAKPLTAESEDILQINAPLLADWLVAFLQDEIVRRRGFHQAVVGISGGVDSSLVAFLLAKALGPKNVLGIRMPYKTSSQESLEHAALVAEVTGICMETIPITDAVDGYLKYAPDADPRRRGNVMARMRMIVLFDQSQKLGTLPVGTGNKSERLLGYFTWHADDSPPINPLGDLYKTQVWQLARYVGVPEVIVNKPASADLIVGQTDEGDFGISYQKADRILYFLLRGYPPARLLEMGFTEEEVKLVKGRLDSTHWKRHLPTTAMISSTSINDYYLRPVDY
- a CDS encoding nitrilase-related carbon-nitrogen hydrolase, yielding MTKLHLAIAQIKPIKGHYEANLQRVAELFSQLEEELPQTDVLVLPETVLSGYFLEGGVREVARSAESVYADLLRLYRERVRRPDACLDVVLGFYELWDGRYYNSALYATLASPAAKVEAGLKHVHRKFFLPTYGVFDEKRFVSRGRTFRAFDTRFGRAAILICEDIWHSVAPTIVALKGAQILYVPSASPGREFTGKNVGNIAHYNILLPAIASEHGIWVVYAGLVGFEGGKGFTGSSQVVDPWGQCLVMGSDRDECIVTATIDREDVAIARATSPLLADLEANLGDVVAELEVAAQRVHRE
- a CDS encoding GtrA family protein is translated as METTTPVVVNSSSWNQFIKFCIVGASSTVIDAGLFNLLHLALGLHPYFARTLSFSVAVVNGFIWNSLWTFRGLGSGSRHAQFVKFAVINVVGLFLNLFIMSVVYYLLSGHLPRAHEHAPLRINIALGAAIVIVAFWNFGANKYWTFRGVRQ